The following is a genomic window from Cupriavidus basilensis.
CTCGCACTATCGTTGGCCGGGATGGCTGCAGCGCATCAAGGCGGCTGGTCTCATCCGTTCCATGTCGCGAAAGGGCTGCTCACCTGACAACGCAGCCTGCGAAGGCTTCTTCGGTCGCCTGAAAAATGAGATGTACTACTGTCGCAACTGGGCTGGCACGACGGTAGAAGGATTCATGCACGAGCTAAACTCTTACATCCAGTGGTACAACGAGCGGCGCATCAAATTGTCGCTGCGCGGCATGAGTCCGGTCGAATACCGGCGCCACCTTGGAATCGCAACTTAACTCAGTCCAAGAATTCATCCGCACCCCCGACCCGGACATTTCAACTTAGCTTTGACAACTGGTATGTTTTGAAGTGTTGCGCTGTGGCGGCGGTCGGCCACAGTAGTTCAAGGCTTTCCAGGCGATTCTGCGCAACAGATGCGGCGACTACCATCGCGCAACAGCGGGCCATTGGCTTTTTCCTCTGCAAGCCGTCTTTTGACCTTGAAAACCGCTGCATCGGCTCTTGCCAAGGGTCACGCAACACCATCCCGACCCACCAAGAATGCGTCATATGCCGTATAAATCACTTATGGCAGGATGTAGCATGGCGCCCAGGCCGCTTTCGCCGGGATAATTTGACTGGCATTACCTATGCCAGAACAGCCAGGCGAGCGCTGACGAGCCGGTTAAGGCTGACGCCTTGCTCCGCCGCCTGCGTCGCCAAGGAACGATGCAACTCCGGCGGGATGCGAAGCGATAGGACGCCGCTATATTGCTTGTCCGCCAGCGGAACGGGGACTTCTTCGCCGCCGGACTTCATGTCGGCAACGGCTTCCGCCACGACCTGCCGGATACCGGCCAAGGCGTCTTCAGGCGTGGAGGCGAGCCAAGACAATGACGGGAACTCTGCGCATAGCCCGACGTGCTCCTGGTCCTCGGTCGACCAGGTTACTCGGTACGTATAGTGGTCAGTTGGCATTTTTTCCCTCGTGCAGCTTCTCAATCGCCTTCAGCACTTGGTTGGCTTTCCCCTTGTCATTCTGAATGTTCACACGTGGGTCGCCCGGCCAAGGTGTTTTAAACACTGCATGGCTAGTGCCCGATTGCCTGGCGGTACCGAAATATTCTTCGCACACCTTCATGAGGTTCGAAAACCGCACATTGGCTGGCAGGCTCCTGGCGCATCTGCGCCAAGATCTTACGGGTGTCTGTCATGACAGCGTGGTATCAATAGTGCAACCATTTGAAAATCAAAGTGCGCGAACGGCTCAGAACGCCTTACCCGGCAAAACCCAGTCGAGCCGTGCGCGCCGGCCGCGCGGGGCGGTTGAAAGGCGGGTGTTTAACACCGAAGCGAGAACCGCTTGCCTCAAGTGCAGAGGCTCACGCAGCGCCCGGCTCTGCTATACGACCACCCAAGGACCCGAGCTGGAGATGCCGATCGCCGTTAGCGCCGCCGACGGGGTCGCGCCGGCGGTTTGCTTTCGTCGGCCCCCGTTGCGTTCGCGCTCGCTTCGTCCGGTTGCTGACTCCCAACGGCGGACGTCTCCGCGCCCTTGGCCTCCAAGTGAGCACGCAACGCTCTCAGCTCGGCCTGTGCCTCAGCGGCCAGGCTGACCGCTTCGATTAGCTTGTCCCGCGTGGACTGATGCGCGGCGTGCACCTCTGTCAGTTCCTGGCGTGCTTGCCCTTCCCGCGTCTCGGCGCTACTCAAGCGCGCTTCAGCGCGTTGGCGAGCCGCCTCTTCTGCCGCGCGCTGGGCTTCGGCAACGGCCGCGGCCTTCTCGGCCGCGGCGCGCAAAGCCTGCTCGCTCCCCCATTGACCCCGTACCGCGACCACTTCGTCCTCCAGGCGAGACACTGCTTCCAGGCGCAGTTCCGCTTGTGCCAGCGCGCGCCGTACGCGTGCCAACTCCTCCTGTTGGCGTGCCGCCCCTTGCTGCAGACGCTCAATTTCGTCGGCCTGCTCGTTCGCCCTGCCCGCGACGGTATCGCGATCGGTCGTCACTTCCAAGAGCTGCTGCGCCAGGTCGTCTCGCTCCTTTTCAAGCGCTTCGCCGTTCGCTGCCATCGCGGCGAGCTCATTCATCGCCTGCGCCAGGGCGGCCTCCGCTTCGGCGGCCGCTTCCTCGGCGACTTTGGACAACTCGGCGCCCAGCGCGGCAAGGAGGCGTGAATTCGGTTCGCTGAGCTTGCGTGGTGGCCGCTTCTGCTGCTGTTCCTGCCAGGTCGACCAGTACCGATGAATCGTGTTCATGCTGCCGCTGCCCAACCGCTCGCGCACCGCGGTCAGCGTTGGCTTTAGCTGTTGGGCGACCAGCGCCTCGGCAACCGCGGCCACTTGCTCGTAGGTGATGCCCGGACGTGCCATTTCGTATTGCTCGTGCTCCGTTGATATCGTATTGAAAATAATACGATACGATACGAAAAACAAGTACGAAACGACGGTGAAGGGGGAAACGGGTGCATGGCCCCGGCAGACGCCGCCGAGCCGCTCGGCCGCCGAACAGGCTGGGTGGAAAGGCCGCGAGCGGCCAAGGGTCTACCTCGAGACTGGTAGGCGCCCCGTCGCAAGGGGCCGCAACGACCCGAGGTACTCGATTTCCGGCGGAATGGATGCGGAATCGAAAGCGCGAAATCTAGCGCCAACCGTTCGGGCGTCGCTCCTTGACTTCGCGTTGGTGCCGATAGAGTGAAAGCATCCCTTCGACAACGATGCCAATGCTCTCCCACCAAACGCAGCTCCCCCTGTTCCCGACCTCGTCGGGCCGCGTCCATCCCGCCAGCGCGTCGGCGCTACTGCTACTTGCCTGTTCCGGCACGAAGCTCGACCGGCAGGCGCGTGCCATTGACCTCTACCAAGGCGTGATGTACGACTCCTATCGGGCGCACCTGCGACGGGAGGCTAGACCGAATGTCCTGATCCTCTCCGCACGTCACGGCTTCCTGGATCCGCACGCGGTGATCGATCCCTACGACCAGCGCATGACCGCGCAGCGTGCCGACGCGATGTTGGCCGATCTGCCGGCATTCGCGGGATCGGCGAACTGGCCAGCCCAGGTCGGCAAGGTGTTGCTGGCCGGCGGCAAGGAGTACCGCCGTGTCATGCGCGCCGCGCTCGCTCGCCAATACAACACCACGCTGCCGGCCTTTCAGGAAACGACCGGCGGCATCGGCATGCAACGCTCACAACTCGGCGCGTTTCTCGACGGTCTTGCGCCGAGGTTCAACGAGCCGATGGGCCATCACCCCAATGGCACGCCGCTCTACCGGCGCTACGGCTGGATCGAAGCCGGTGCCGTGACTGGCCTGATCTACCGGGCGGCCCCTTACCTGCCCGCCGTCAAGGCCCGTGTGCTTGCCTTGTTCCAAGGCCCATCCGGACCGACCGCCGACGCGGAGGTCGAGGAAATCATCCGCGGTCGCACCAGCATTGGCCCTCGCTGGGTCGGCGTGGCGGATCTTCACCCGCTGCAGGAGGCCGCGTGAGCGAATTCGAAAAAGCGCTGCACCAGGAGGCGAAGGCGCTCAGCGAGAATCTCGATGGCACAGCTGGCCAGCTATTGGCCCTCACGCACGCCGGCTACAAGGCGTGGGCCAAGGAAGGCAATCTGCATTTCCCGGAGCCAAAGCGCTACGCCCTGCTCCACGAGATCCTGCGCTACTGCGCCTACGGGAGTTTGCTCGAGTGCAATCCGACGCAATGGGATAGCCTGCGGGAGATTGCCGAGATGCTGGATGGGCGGTACCCACGTTATGCGTGCACGCGAGCGCGTCTGCGTGCGCGCCGCAACCGCTATGGCAGACCGTGCGTCTAACGTGCCAACGGTGCGTGCCCTGCCACAGCTGCCAGCGATATCCGCCTCGTCCGAGGCGGGCGATAGCCGCCATGTCGGACTGCCCTATCCAACCACGTCCGCCGGATTGACGCTCTCCGCGCGCAGTCGTACGCTGCCAGCTAGCGGCTGGATGTGAAGCTCGATATTCTCTCGACGAGCTCTGGCCCAGCCGGCACAAATCGCGGCTTCTAGCGTGGGGAACAACTGACGCGGCTCCGGTGTGCCGTCTATTTGTAGCGCCCACTGATGTTCGGCCGGCACGACGCTAATACTGTTTGCAGGCATCAGAAGCTCCAAAGATCGCCGCAGGCCATGCCGCGACGCCAGATGCCACCCCGTGGGGGAAGCGTATCACCCCTTGATCGAGCGTGGATCGTTGCCGAAAGAGTTGCGCTCGCGGAGCTGACCGTCCCGACCATGGATCAGCAGTTCGACCTTGTCTTGGTTGGCCTTTTCTGTCCCGGCGGCAATGGCCTCTTCCTCGCTAGGGAAGTGTGACCGCCGTCCGTGCCCTCGAATGCGACCGCCCCAACGAGCGCTTCTTCGCCGATTTTCCCCGCACGCATGGGCGGCCGCCCACGCCGCAGCCGGGGAAAAGCCGCCCACAGGATCGGCACTGAATCGGATGGCCCAGCAAGGCATAAGGCGCGTCAGCATGCCAAGCGAATGGCATTTCCGTACCGGTCGAAGACCGCACCCGGGCATGACGCCCGTCCTGATCGGCGTCTCTAGCCTTCCAGCCAGGCATGCTGATCCCTGGCCGCATCGCCGATCTTGGCCGCATGAGCCGCTGCCTGTTCGAGCCAAGGCGCATGCGCCTTGGGTACGACCAGCATCGTCAAACCCAGGCCGTCCAGCACACGCAGGGCGTGCTCGAGATTGACGCCCTTGCCGTTCTCCAGCTTGGACAGCATGCCGATCGAGACAGCGCAATGCCTTGCCGCCTGGTCAATCGGCATCCCCTCCCCTGCCCGCGTGGCTCGAATGCGCTCGCCCAGTTGGTGAATGGCGCGAATTGTCGCGCGCGAAGGCGGCGTCGGATCAGGTAGTGGTCGCGGCATGGAGGCCCGTCCCGTGAAGAAGAGAGGTCAGCGTGGAAGCTGCTCGTCACGATTGTTTCATGAACGTGAAATTATACTCCACAACGCTGTGGCGGCCCTCTATGCCGAAGGAAACTGGCCAGCCCCGCCCGACAAACTCGTGGCGTTAGCCCATGCAGGTCTGAAGGTGTGGGCGAAGGTCGGCAATCTCCAGTTTCCGCCCGAATAGCGGTATGCGCTGTTACAGGAAATCATGCGCTACTGCGCCTGGGAATGCCTGCTCGCGTGCTGCTTCACGCAGGAGCTCCGCTTGGAGCGGATCGCGGACATGCTGGATGCCACCTATCCACGCTATGCCTGCACCCGCGCAAAACTTGCCGCGCGCCGCAACTGCTATGGCAGGCCGCGGTTCCGAACCCTCTCTTGGAAGCAATACACGCCGCGAAGCGGCGGCACGAGTGGGAGATGAGATAATTTCAGTATATAACAGCGGGTATGGCGCAAATGGACTCCCTCTGGCTCAGCAACCCGACCCAGGCTTATCGCGACTGGCAGGCGCGTGAGGCGGCCGGCGCAGATCGCCGCCCCTTCTCAGCACGCTCGATCGTCCAACATCAGGCAATGTTCGAGCATTTCCGCCGACACGTGATGACCAGGGGCTCGACCATCGCCTCATTTGGCACCGCCGATGTCGACGCGTTCTGGCAGACGACCGACGGCCGGTCGTACTCCCAGGCTACCCGCATGCGGTATGTGAAGCTGCTGGACCGCCTGTGCCGGCATCTGGTCTTCGCCGGCGTGCGGCAGGACAACCCAGCGGCCGCACTTCTCTTTGCTGAGCGCTGGCCAGACGAAGAACCCACACCCCTGTTCCTTGATGAGGCTGAGGATGCGCGGCTACAGGCCTATCTGCTATCGCCTGCCGAGGATCTGGCCGGCTTGCGCAGCCGCGCGATCGTCGCGACATTCCTCGCAACGGGTATTACAGCGGGGGAAGCGCGAGCAGCGCGTTTGAGGGATCTGATTCCGGATGCGAGCCCGCCCTATCTTTTTGTGTCGGCGCACGGCGCACGGGACGCGCACACGGTTCACCTCGCCGACTTCGCGATACCTGTATTGCGGACTTGGTGCGCGCGCCGCTCGATCCTCCCCGTCGAGGGCGACCTACTATTCACGCTCACCCCCGATGGTCGACCGATCACCGACATGAGCTTCGGTCGGATCGTGGCCACAGCACTTGCCGCAATGGGGTTCTCCGGTGCAGAGCCAAGCCCCCGCACGTTGCGCAATACCTTCTGCCGGCGCCATCTCCTGGCAGGCAGCTCACGTGATGAGGTCAGCCGCATGTTGGGGCTGGCCAGCCATCGCACTTGTGACCGAATTGCTGCGACACTGCCGGCAGCGGACGAGCCAATGCACCAAGATAGCTCGCCTGACGCGCCAGCAAAGGCCAAATAAGGAAGATCATGGATATTCCACTGGACACTGTGAAGGTCATTTACCGCCGTGCGATCGACCCAAGGGCGAGCGACGGTGAGGGTGCGGCCTGGTGGGCCGCCGTCGCGGAGGAAGTCATTGCCGTCGTCCGTGCCGAGGACACCGTGGCCGCTGCCAGCGTTATCGCATGGTGGCACCACGACTGGCATGCAGTGGGCGACTCCGCGAGAGCGGCAGCTGCACGCATCCGGCGCGCTTCCCGCGCGCTCAGGATCGGCTGATCGAGCAACCCTTGGCGCGCACACGATATCGGGCCCTCCCTCTTGCATACGCGCCTGCTTTTGCTATTCTTCGCCGGTGCGCCACCCTAAATCGCTTACAGGCGCGCATTTTTTTCTAACCAGACACGACTATGGCCACGAAAGCGAAACCCGTAGCAAAGACTGCAACGAAGACCGCAGCAAAGAAAGCTGCTCCGGCAAAGAAGGCCGCTCCGGCCAAGAAGGCTGCCGCAGCCGCCCCGGTCGCCAAGCCTCTGAAGGACACGTTCAACAAGTCGAGCCTACTCGCCCACCTGGTCACCCAGACCGAGCTGGACAAGAAGACCGTTCAGACTGTGCTGTCCCACCTCGAAAACACCATGGTGAGCGCGATCCATAAGAAGGGCGCCGGCGAATTCACCCTGCCGGGTCTGTTCAAAGTGGCGGCCATCCAGGTGCCGGCCACAAAGAAGCGGTTCGGCAAGAACCCGTTCACCGGCCAGGAACAATGGTTTGCGGCCAAGCCGGCCAGCGTCAAGGTCAAGGTGCGTCCGCTGAAGAAGCTGAAGGACGCCGCAGCGTAATCGCGACGATTCCCGCGAACAAAAAAGCCCCGACTCGCGATTTCGGGGCTTTTTTGCATTGGATCCCTACTTAGAAGGGCGAGGGCTGCGGCGTAGCAACTTGCCGCCATGCCAGCCCCGGTTGCCGGCAGGTCCTCGAAAAGCACCTCCGCAAGCGCAACGCATCGATGTCGTACTCAAGGGTTAGCCCGAGGCGATCCTTGTATGAAGTGCGCCGGGCGATTTCATCGCGCCCCATCCCCTTCAGGCATCCATACTGCGTGTAGACGTGATCAGACAACGCAAAGCACTCAGTCAGATTTCGCCATTCCTTCCACACGGGTAGGGCAAAATTTCGGAGGTGCCATCGAAGTCTCGTCGTCGCCATCCGAAAGAGATGGTCGATGACTTCGCGCTCCGTTAGCTTAGCTTGCATCTCGCTCATGCCTGTGCGGTCGTCACGGGGAAGCCAAAGCTCAAACGTCGGGTCGCCCATCACGGTAGCGATCCCGCGATGTGTTCCATGGCCTTTTCTATGCAGTCAGTCCCGGCACGCGGCAAGGGAAGGATCATCCGGCGCGACACCGTTCGTGACGGCCATTGCACGATAGCGCCTGATTTAACGTGTGCCAACGCCAATCGGTCGCATATCCCGGCGCGTTCGCGTAAGCGTCGTCGGTCGACCACAGTCGCTCGCAACGTCGTGCGTTGCCTGGCAGCGGACCTATATTGACCCGCTACACGGTGTTTGAACTGTCGGAAATGCGGCCACTCGAACGGCTAAAAGCGGTTCGCTTGACAGGGGATTCTACCGGCTACAATACGGTCCAGGTAAGCAAATTCGGCGGGGGGAAGAGAATCACTTATGCGGACAAGCTTGTCACCGGACTATCAAATTGACGCCCCGGAAACGCGTGACAGGGTGATGCATTTCCTCAATGGAATCGGGGTTCCTGCCCGATACGAAGACGGCGCAACCGGCTTCTCCGAAGGATGCTGCATCGCGCAGGGTGCGCTACATGTAGATCCTGCGTGCCGGATTTCGACAATTCTGCACGAAGCGGGGCATCTGGCCATTACACCACGGCGCTTCCGATCACTTATGAACGGAAACCTCTATGCAGGTCATCGCGAAATGCTGAAGGTCGTCGATGAGGCAGGTGTGTATCCGGACGATCCCCTCTATCGTGCAGTCATTCAATGCTCGGATCCAGAAGCCACTGCATGGGCTTGGGCAGCGGGTACCGAATTGGGGCTGCCCGGCGAAGAGATTGTTCGAGACGACGAGTACGGTGGTGATGGTGAGGCAATCCGGCTGGCGCTGCAGATGCGCGCCTACATTGGAGTACACGGACTCGCTCACGCCGGCTTTTGCGCGATTCGCGAGCGTAACGGTGTCGCTGCCTGGCCGCGCCTGCATTTCTGGACGCAAGAAGTTGGATTTCCGGAGTACGTCCCAGCTGGAGAGTAAGGGCAAGAGTTGAACTATGAAAACACCAGGCAAACCTTGTGCATCGTGTCCCTGGCGTCGCGCTGCGGGTGCGGGAGACATTCCAAACTTCGATCTCGAGCTGGCCGAAAAGCTGGCTGATACATGCCCTGACCACCGGGGCATGGGGCCGGACTTTGGAGCCAGTATCTTTGCGTGTCATCAATCCCGGCAAGGAGAGGAGTTCGCGTGCGCTGGATGGCTGGCGAAAGTCGGACACCGCCATCCCGCGGTGCGCCTGGCAGTGGTCTCCGGTCGGCTTGATCCAGCAGCACTAGAGCCTGGCGAGGACTGGCCGGAACT
Proteins encoded in this region:
- a CDS encoding type II toxin-antitoxin system HicB family antitoxin — encoded protein: MPTDHYTYRVTWSTEDQEHVGLCAEFPSLSWLASTPEDALAGIRQVVAEAVADMKSGGEEVPVPLADKQYSGVLSLRIPPELHRSLATQAAEQGVSLNRLVSARLAVLA
- a CDS encoding toxin HicA is translated as MKVCEEYFGTARQSGTSHAVFKTPWPGDPRVNIQNDKGKANQVLKAIEKLHEGKNAN
- a CDS encoding DUF6884 domain-containing protein; the protein is MPMLSHQTQLPLFPTSSGRVHPASASALLLLACSGTKLDRQARAIDLYQGVMYDSYRAHLRREARPNVLILSARHGFLDPHAVIDPYDQRMTAQRADAMLADLPAFAGSANWPAQVGKVLLAGGKEYRRVMRAALARQYNTTLPAFQETTGGIGMQRSQLGAFLDGLAPRFNEPMGHHPNGTPLYRRYGWIEAGAVTGLIYRAAPYLPAVKARVLALFQGPSGPTADAEVEEIIRGRTSIGPRWVGVADLHPLQEAA
- a CDS encoding DUF2188 domain-containing protein, which codes for MPGCGLRPVRKCHSLGMLTRLMPCWAIRFSADPVGGFSPAAAWAAAHACGENRRRSARWGGRIRGHGRRSHFPSEEEAIAAGTEKANQDKVELLIHGRDGQLRERNSFGNDPRSIKG
- a CDS encoding DUF2188 domain-containing protein, yielding MPANSISVVPAEHQWALQIDGTPEPRQLFPTLEAAICAGWARARRENIELHIQPLAGSVRLRAESVNPADVVG
- a CDS encoding XRE family transcriptional regulator — its product is MPIDQAARHCAVSIGMLSKLENGKGVNLEHALRVLDGLGLTMLVVPKAHAPWLEQAAAHAAKIGDAARDQHAWLEG
- a CDS encoding DNA-binding protein, which produces MFFVSYRIIFNTISTEHEQYEMARPGITYEQVAAVAEALVAQQLKPTLTAVRERLGSGSMNTIHRYWSTWQEQQQKRPPRKLSEPNSRLLAALGAELSKVAEEAAAEAEAALAQAMNELAAMAANGEALEKERDDLAQQLLEVTTDRDTVAGRANEQADEIERLQQGAARQQEELARVRRALAQAELRLEAVSRLEDEVVAVRGQWGSEQALRAAAEKAAAVAEAQRAAEEAARQRAEARLSSAETREGQARQELTEVHAAHQSTRDKLIEAVSLAAEAQAELRALRAHLEAKGAETSAVGSQQPDEASANATGADESKPPARPRRRR
- a CDS encoding tyrosine-type recombinase/integrase — its product is MAQMDSLWLSNPTQAYRDWQAREAAGADRRPFSARSIVQHQAMFEHFRRHVMTRGSTIASFGTADVDAFWQTTDGRSYSQATRMRYVKLLDRLCRHLVFAGVRQDNPAAALLFAERWPDEEPTPLFLDEAEDARLQAYLLSPAEDLAGLRSRAIVATFLATGITAGEARAARLRDLIPDASPPYLFVSAHGARDAHTVHLADFAIPVLRTWCARRSILPVEGDLLFTLTPDGRPITDMSFGRIVATALAAMGFSGAEPSPRTLRNTFCRRHLLAGSSRDEVSRMLGLASHRTCDRIAATLPAADEPMHQDSSPDAPAKAK
- a CDS encoding DUF6283 family protein — protein: MKTPGKPCASCPWRRAAGAGDIPNFDLELAEKLADTCPDHRGMGPDFGASIFACHQSRQGEEFACAGWLAKVGHRHPAVRLAVVSGRLDPAALEPGEDWPELHDNYREVLDKLRATSNFEDEAKGDESAVKIGGSNASVIQHCRPVGSPHSSTGQAARAIDGTPTRMTIQSRKVVASTKSLESQ
- a CDS encoding HU family DNA-binding protein, whose protein sequence is MATKAKPVAKTATKTAAKKAAPAKKAAPAKKAAAAAPVAKPLKDTFNKSSLLAHLVTQTELDKKTVQTVLSHLENTMVSAIHKKGAGEFTLPGLFKVAAIQVPATKKRFGKNPFTGQEQWFAAKPASVKVKVRPLKKLKDAAA